In one Phalacrocorax carbo chromosome 16, bPhaCar2.1, whole genome shotgun sequence genomic region, the following are encoded:
- the USH1G gene encoding pre-mRNA splicing regulator USH1G isoform X1, translating into MNDQYHRAARDGYLDLLKEATKKDLNSPDEDGMTPTLWAAYHGNLDALRLIVSRGGDPDKCDIWGNTPLHLAAANGHLNCLSFLISFGANIWCLDNDYHTPLDMAAMKGHMECVRYLDSIAAKQSSLNPKLVSKLKDKAFRDAERRIKDCVKLQKKHHERMEKRYRKEMSDNSDTMSFSSYSSSTLSKKFQHMSMVTSLPYSQATIHGTAKGKTKIQKKLEKKKQVDGTFKIYEDGRKSVRSLSGLQLGNDVMFVKQGTYASPKEWTRRNIRDMFLTDEDTVSRAISDPGLHMDSAHSEVSTDSGHDSLFNRPGLGTMVFRRNYVSSGLFGIGREDAGALGEDSADGVGVKLRSHLQRLPSLNDSIGSANSLQERNAEELPWDEVELGLDDDDEPDTSPLETFLASLHMFEFISILKKEKIDLEALMLCSDNDLKSINIPLGPRKKIVDAIQRRRQTLEKPDVIVDTEL; encoded by the exons ATGAACGACCAGTATCACCGAGCAGCCCGGGACGGCTACCTGGACCTCCTGAAGGAGGCCACCAAGAAGGACCTGAACTCACCGGACGAGGATGGCATGACCCCGACCCTATGGGCCGCCTACCACGGCAACCTGGACGCCCTGCGCCTCATTGTCAGCAGAGG GGGCGATCCAGACAAATGTGACATTTGGGGGAACACCCCTCTCCACCTGGCAGCAGCCAATGGCCACCTGaactgcctctccttcctcatcTCTTTTGGGGCCAACATCTGGTGCCTGGACAACGACTACCACACCCCGCTGGACATGGCAGCCATGAAAGGGCACATGGAGTGTGTGCGATACCTGGACTCTATTGCTGCCAAGCAGAGCAGCCTCAACCCCAAGCTGGTGAGCAAACTGAAGGACAAGGCCTTTCGGGACGCAGAGCGGAGGATTAAGGACTGCgtgaagctgcagaagaagcacCATGAAAGGATGGAGAAACGGTACAGGAAAGAGATGTCGGATAATTCAGATACCATGAGCTTCTCCAGCTATTCGAGTAGCACCTTAAGCAAGAAGTTCCAACACATGTCTATGGTGACTTCCCTGCCATACTCACAAGCCACCATCCATGGCACCGCCAAGGGAAAGACGAAAATACAAAAGAAGCTAGAGAAGAAGAAGCAGGTGGATGGGACATTCAAGATCTACGAGGATGGGAGGAAAAGCGTGCGGTCTCTgtctgggctgcagctggggaacGATGTCATGTTTGTGAAGCAGGGCACATACGCCAGCCCCAAGGAGTGGACTCGGCGCAATATCAGAGACATGTTCCTCACAGATGAAGACACTGTCTCCCGTGCCATAAGTGACCCGGGCTTGCACATGGACTCGGCCCACTCAGAAGTCAGCACAGACTCTGGCCACGACTCCTTGTTCAACCGCCCCGGGCTGGGCACCATGGTGTTCCGGCGCAATTACGTCAGCAGCGGGCTGTTTGGGATCGGCCGGGAGGACGCTGGCGCGCTGGGTGAAGACAGCGCAGACGGGGTAGGTGTCAAACTGCGGAGCCACCTGCAGCGCTTGCCAAGTCTCAATGACAGCATTGGCAGTGCCAACAGCCTGCAGGAGAGGAACGCGGAGGAGCTACCCTGGGATGAGGTGGAGCTGGGCTTAGATGACGACGATGAACCAGACACCAGCCCCTTGGAGACTTTTCTGGCCTCCCTGCACATGTTTGAGTTCATCTCCAtcttgaagaaggaaaagatcGACTTGGAAGCCCTCATGCTATGTTCAGACAATGACCTGAAGAGCATCAATATTCCATTGGGCCCCAGGAAAAAGATTgtggatgccatccagaggagAAGGCAAACTCTGGAGAAGCCAGATGTCATTGTAGACACCGAACT atag
- the USH1G gene encoding pre-mRNA splicing regulator USH1G isoform X2 → MNDQYHRAARDGYLDLLKEATKKDLNSPDEDGMTPTLWAAYHGNLDALRLIVSRGGDPDKCDIWGNTPLHLAAANGHLNCLSFLISFGANIWCLDNDYHTPLDMAAMKGHMECVRYLDSIAAKQSSLNPKLVSKLKDKAFRDAERRIKDCVKLQKKHHERMEKRYRKEMSDNSDTMSFSSYSSSTLSKKFQHMSMVTSLPYSQATIHGTAKGKTKIQKKLEKKKQVDGTFKIYEDGRKSVRSLSGLQLGNDVMFVKQGTYASPKEWTRRNIRDMFLTDEDTVSRAISDPGLHMDSAHSEVSTDSGHDSLFNRPGLGTMVFRRNYVSSGLFGIGREDAGALGEDSADGVGVKLRSHLQRLPSLNDSIGSANSLQERNAEELPWDEVELGLDDDDEPDTSPLETFLASLHMFEFISILKKEKIDLEALMLCSDNDLKSINIPLGPRKKIVDAIQRRRQTLEKPDVIVDTEL, encoded by the exons ATGAACGACCAGTATCACCGAGCAGCCCGGGACGGCTACCTGGACCTCCTGAAGGAGGCCACCAAGAAGGACCTGAACTCACCGGACGAGGATGGCATGACCCCGACCCTATGGGCCGCCTACCACGGCAACCTGGACGCCCTGCGCCTCATTGTCAGCAGAGG GGGCGATCCAGACAAATGTGACATTTGGGGGAACACCCCTCTCCACCTGGCAGCAGCCAATGGCCACCTGaactgcctctccttcctcatcTCTTTTGGGGCCAACATCTGGTGCCTGGACAACGACTACCACACCCCGCTGGACATGGCAGCCATGAAAGGGCACATGGAGTGTGTGCGATACCTGGACTCTATTGCTGCCAAGCAGAGCAGCCTCAACCCCAAGCTGGTGAGCAAACTGAAGGACAAGGCCTTTCGGGACGCAGAGCGGAGGATTAAGGACTGCgtgaagctgcagaagaagcacCATGAAAGGATGGAGAAACGGTACAGGAAAGAGATGTCGGATAATTCAGATACCATGAGCTTCTCCAGCTATTCGAGTAGCACCTTAAGCAAGAAGTTCCAACACATGTCTATGGTGACTTCCCTGCCATACTCACAAGCCACCATCCATGGCACCGCCAAGGGAAAGACGAAAATACAAAAGAAGCTAGAGAAGAAGAAGCAGGTGGATGGGACATTCAAGATCTACGAGGATGGGAGGAAAAGCGTGCGGTCTCTgtctgggctgcagctggggaacGATGTCATGTTTGTGAAGCAGGGCACATACGCCAGCCCCAAGGAGTGGACTCGGCGCAATATCAGAGACATGTTCCTCACAGATGAAGACACTGTCTCCCGTGCCATAAGTGACCCGGGCTTGCACATGGACTCGGCCCACTCAGAAGTCAGCACAGACTCTGGCCACGACTCCTTGTTCAACCGCCCCGGGCTGGGCACCATGGTGTTCCGGCGCAATTACGTCAGCAGCGGGCTGTTTGGGATCGGCCGGGAGGACGCTGGCGCGCTGGGTGAAGACAGCGCAGACGGGGTAGGTGTCAAACTGCGGAGCCACCTGCAGCGCTTGCCAAGTCTCAATGACAGCATTGGCAGTGCCAACAGCCTGCAGGAGAGGAACGCGGAGGAGCTACCCTGGGATGAGGTGGAGCTGGGCTTAGATGACGACGATGAACCAGACACCAGCCCCTTGGAGACTTTTCTGGCCTCCCTGCACATGTTTGAGTTCATCTCCAtcttgaagaaggaaaagatcGACTTGGAAGCCCTCATGCTATGTTCAGACAATGACCTGAAGAGCATCAATATTCCATTGGGCCCCAGGAAAAAGATTgtggatgccatccagaggagAAGGCAAACTCTGGAGAAGCCAGATGTCATTGTAGACACCGAACTGTAA
- the FADS6 gene encoding fatty acid desaturase 6, producing MPLEDGDPVRWRGQQVNGEVSGTPCVRGTGDPPPQDMPPTDGSRTETMAEGWEPRAARGDRDVTPGGAPQQVGQEPGRREEALMVELSELVQRVVKSSSWWERHGVDISILAFSFLLLPAGFLCLRSAQAIPFLAGILILGVVHHTLTVKGSHLASHNALTESKSWGKVWAIFFIEICSAFTAEQATFNHVKIHHGYTNVIGLGDSSTWKLPFLNRYIYMFIAPLAVPIITPLVALDLLRNVEWKAALRTLCCMFLGLYCHYWLLLHVSGFQSPWSALLCMLLTRSLLAHPYIHVNIFQHIGLPMFAADRKPKRIHLMSLGVLNLPRNALLDWSFGHSLISCHVEHHLFPSLSDNMCLKIKPIVSQYLKQKKLPYNEDTYTSRLRLFLRRYEELMVHTPPITELVGIQ from the exons ATGCCGCTGGAGGACGGGGACCCGGTGAGGTGGAGGGGACAGCAGGTCAACGGCGAGGTCAGCGGTACCCCCTGCGTCAGGGGGACAGgggaccccccgccccaggACATGCCACCTACCGATGGCAGCAGGACGGAGACGATGGCAGAGGGCTGGGAGCCACGTGCAGCACGGGGTGACAGGGATGTGACCCCTGGGGGGGCCCCACAGCAAGTGGGGCAGGAGCCGGGGCGGCGTGAGGAAGCCCTGATGGTGGAGCTCTCGGAGCTGGTGCAGAGAGTggtgaagagcagcagctggtgggaaCGGCATGGTGTGGACATCAGCATCCTCGCCTTCAGCTTCCTCCTGCTGCCGGCAG GGTTCCTGTGCCTGCGGTCAGCCCAGGCCATCCCTTTCCTGGCGGGCATCCTCATCCTCGGCGTGGTGCATCACACCCTGACTGTGAagggcagccacctggccagtCACAATGCCTTGACTGAGTCCAAGTCCTGGGGCAAAGTGTGGGCCATCTTCTTCATTGAG aTCTGCTCAGCTTTCACAGCTGAGCAGGCCACCTTCAACCATGTGAAGATCCACCACGGCTACACCAACGTCATTGGCCTGGGGGACTCCAGCACCTGGAAGCTGCCTTTCCTGAACCGCTACATCTACATGTTCATCGCGCCTCTTGCAGTGCCCATCATAACCCCTCTGGTTGCTCTTG ATTTGTTGAGGAATGTGGAGTGGAAAGCGGCTCTCCGGACCCTCTGCTGCATGTTTCTGGGTCTTTACTGCCATTACTGGCTGCTGCTCCATGTCTCAGGCTTCCAGTCACCGTGGtcagccctgctctgcatgCTGCTCACCCGCTCCCTCCTGGCCCATCCCTACATCCACGTCAACATATTCCAG caCATCGGCCTCCCCATGTTTGCGGCCGATCGGAAACCCAAGCGGATCCACCTCATGAGCCTGGGCGTCCTCAACCTGCCCCGCAACGCCCTGCTCGACTGGTCCTTCGGCCACTCGCTCATCAGCTGCCATGTGGAGCATCATCTCTTCCCCAGCCTCTCCGACAACATGTGCCTGAAG ATCAAACCCATCGTCTCCCAGTACCTGAAGCAGAAGAAGCTGCCATACAATGAGGACACCTACACCTCCAGGCTCCGGCTCTTCCTCCGGAGATACGAGGAGCTGATGGTCCACACTCCCCCCATAACAGAGCTCGTGGGCATCCAGTGA